Proteins encoded in a region of the Pseudomonas sp. GOM7 genome:
- a CDS encoding outer membrane protein transport protein, translating into MTSRAMLQPLLLAGLTLGWWLPAQAQLANNLTIGNPKAMAMGNAVTADSTGIDAVHYNPAALSKLKGRMTTLKMISGVMDIRAKFDPREGYNFLGYDDDPYKNSSTRTTTPAMYLPGLGGMTEMPLLAAPLAGLSINPPGSKFTFATNVYAPMALGYSRDSDSDPGRFQGRQVSLQRITYFSPSLAYQVNDELSLGLSIGFSHQAMALNQDFRNPGLLTGLTRMLKETLCLPGLGELVGPIINVCGGKVGPFDSLANLQLDLQQSLSPTYNLGILWEPTDWFAWGATYQSEARMHLQGKYRIEYSQDWAGFWSGLQGSLFGAIFSPLFPYGANEESGNASLKLTYPDSFSTGIKVRPFDKWQFNFDLRWVGYSDWNNFEIEFDRELDILRIAKTFSSEYATDRTIILDRGYRDTWSWGVGVQYEVNDRLALRAGYEYRPSAIPKNKADVLAPVGDADLYGLGFAYRWDKDTTIEAGFNYFVSKQSIPAGSSCNANCEGLDNLVYNPYAGLNIETTVKAYIFSLSYTTRF; encoded by the coding sequence ATGACTTCTCGTGCAATGCTGCAGCCCCTGCTGTTGGCGGGTCTGACGCTTGGCTGGTGGTTGCCGGCGCAGGCGCAACTGGCCAATAACCTCACCATCGGCAACCCCAAAGCCATGGCCATGGGCAACGCCGTAACGGCCGACTCGACTGGCATCGACGCAGTGCATTACAACCCGGCTGCCTTGAGCAAACTCAAGGGGCGGATGACCACGCTGAAGATGATCAGCGGCGTCATGGACATCCGCGCCAAGTTCGATCCGCGTGAAGGCTATAATTTCCTTGGTTACGACGACGATCCATACAAGAACTCCAGCACCCGCACCACGACGCCGGCCATGTATCTGCCAGGCCTCGGGGGGATGACCGAGATGCCGCTGCTGGCGGCGCCGCTGGCAGGGCTTTCGATCAACCCACCGGGTTCCAAGTTCACTTTCGCCACCAACGTCTATGCTCCCATGGCGTTGGGTTATTCGCGAGACTCCGACAGCGATCCGGGGCGCTTCCAGGGCCGTCAGGTATCCTTGCAGCGCATTACCTACTTCTCGCCATCGCTGGCCTATCAGGTCAACGACGAGCTGTCGCTGGGGCTATCGATTGGCTTCTCGCACCAGGCCATGGCACTCAATCAGGATTTCCGCAACCCTGGCCTGCTCACTGGCCTGACCCGCATGCTCAAGGAGACGCTGTGCCTGCCTGGTCTGGGCGAACTGGTGGGGCCGATCATCAACGTCTGTGGTGGTAAGGTCGGTCCATTCGACTCCCTGGCCAATCTCCAGCTCGACCTGCAGCAGAGCCTGTCACCCACCTACAATCTGGGCATTCTCTGGGAGCCCACCGACTGGTTCGCTTGGGGCGCGACCTACCAGAGTGAAGCGCGGATGCATCTGCAGGGCAAGTATCGCATCGAGTACTCTCAGGACTGGGCAGGCTTCTGGAGCGGTTTGCAAGGTTCATTGTTCGGAGCCATCTTCAGCCCTCTGTTTCCCTATGGTGCCAATGAGGAGAGCGGTAACGCTTCGTTGAAGCTGACCTATCCGGATTCCTTCAGCACCGGCATCAAGGTGCGGCCCTTCGACAAGTGGCAGTTCAACTTCGACCTGCGCTGGGTCGGTTACAGCGACTGGAACAATTTTGAAATCGAGTTCGATCGTGAGCTGGATATCCTGCGCATCGCCAAGACCTTCAGCAGTGAATACGCTACCGACCGCACCATCATTCTCGACCGAGGTTATCGTGACACTTGGAGCTGGGGCGTCGGCGTGCAGTACGAGGTCAACGACCGTCTGGCTTTGCGCGCTGGTTACGAGTACCGCCCCTCGGCGATTCCCAAGAACAAGGCCGACGTGCTGGCCCCTGTGGGCGACGCCGATCTCTATGGGCTCGGTTTCGCTTATCGCTGGGACAAGGACACCACCATCGAGGCGGGTTTCAACTACTTCGTCTCCAAGCAGAGCATCCCGGCGGGCAGTAGCTGCAACGCCAACTGCGAAGGTCTGGACAATCTCGTCTATAACCCTTATGCGGGGCTCAACATCGAGACGACGGTGAAGGCCTATATCTTCTCCCTCAGTTACACCACGAGGTTCTGA
- a CDS encoding transporter encodes MGFSVYARLAFVLLLAAQTQQVFAEQATVDDAREALTKKEDDADSAKALEQVFQAAEKSYTLLKKGERTLTYGFDYSLLRDTQIQTVRTGNNVFSVVGQSEAQHTFTNSFTFDYGVWDNLTFSMRVPFVAKYDTERDIDTHSLGDLSLSLRWQPWSSERGKPVTTLFATLGLPTGDSPYDVKTDSGLSTGNGYYNLGFGANLSYVVDPVVLFGSLGYTYNMPVRNVDQVRGGRLLRSVDPGASLALSMGFAYALSYDVSLATSFQMSHNLAPTFTFADAKFEGTEQTSAVMNFSLGLRTSPDRIVNINAGFGMTEDSPDVLLGFSLPLDIKGLKPQ; translated from the coding sequence ATGGGATTTTCGGTATATGCGCGGCTGGCATTCGTGCTACTGCTCGCTGCACAGACGCAGCAGGTGTTTGCGGAGCAGGCTACGGTCGACGACGCGCGTGAGGCGCTGACCAAGAAAGAGGATGACGCCGACAGCGCCAAGGCGCTGGAGCAAGTATTCCAGGCGGCGGAAAAGAGCTACACCCTGCTCAAGAAGGGTGAGCGCACCCTGACCTACGGTTTCGATTATTCGTTGCTGCGCGACACGCAGATCCAGACGGTGCGTACTGGTAACAACGTGTTCAGTGTCGTCGGCCAGAGCGAAGCGCAGCACACCTTCACCAACTCCTTCACCTTCGACTATGGCGTCTGGGACAATCTGACGTTCAGCATGCGCGTGCCCTTCGTCGCCAAATATGACACCGAGCGCGACATCGATACCCACAGCCTGGGTGACCTGTCGCTCAGTCTGCGTTGGCAGCCCTGGTCGTCGGAGCGGGGCAAGCCGGTCACCACCCTGTTCGCCACGCTCGGCCTGCCCACTGGGGACAGCCCTTACGACGTGAAGACGGATAGCGGCCTGTCTACCGGAAACGGCTATTACAACCTGGGGTTTGGCGCCAACCTGTCCTACGTGGTTGATCCGGTGGTGCTGTTCGGCTCGCTCGGCTACACCTACAACATGCCGGTGCGCAACGTCGATCAGGTGCGCGGTGGGCGTCTGTTGCGTTCGGTAGATCCGGGGGCGAGCCTGGCGCTCAGCATGGGCTTCGCCTATGCCTTGTCCTACGATGTGTCCCTGGCCACCTCGTTCCAGATGTCGCACAACCTGGCACCGACTTTCACCTTCGCCGACGCCAAGTTCGAGGGCACCGAGCAGACCAGCGCGGTGATGAACTTCTCTCTTGGCCTGCGTACCTCGCCGGATCGTATCGTCAACATCAACGCCGGCTTCGGTATGACTGAAGATTCCCCCGATGTCCTGCTGGGGTTCTCCCTGCCTCTGGACATCAAGGGCCTGAAGCCACAATAA
- a CDS encoding C39 family peptidase, producing MIEILVGSLIGLFGFTEAVDTKPPPAGTVNIGQAALNPVQRESVVLEPMSQLQFRNVTRQAYDYSCGSAALTTLLDYFLGRNLQERQVMEGLLRFGEAEKIVERRGFSLLDMKRFVTALGYKSGGFRASFSDLESLENPAIVPIHYAGFKHFVVVRDVYNDHVFVADPALGNISFTRVRFEEIWDQNVLFVIFPSGNEPPNALALSERDLRIIDDRTISLLAFREFPQMAKFSTNQADQLGSGGDIQYIRRK from the coding sequence ATGATCGAAATCCTCGTGGGCAGCCTGATCGGCCTGTTCGGTTTTACCGAGGCTGTCGACACCAAGCCGCCACCCGCCGGCACCGTCAATATCGGCCAGGCCGCCCTGAATCCCGTGCAGCGTGAATCGGTGGTACTGGAACCGATGAGCCAGCTGCAGTTTCGTAACGTTACCCGCCAAGCCTACGACTATAGCTGTGGTTCCGCTGCCTTGACCACGCTGCTCGACTACTTCCTGGGGCGCAACCTGCAGGAACGCCAGGTGATGGAAGGTTTGCTGCGTTTCGGCGAAGCGGAAAAGATCGTCGAACGCCGCGGCTTTTCCTTGCTCGACATGAAGCGTTTCGTGACGGCGCTGGGTTACAAGAGCGGTGGCTTTCGTGCTTCCTTCAGTGATCTGGAATCCTTGGAAAATCCGGCCATCGTGCCGATCCATTATGCGGGCTTCAAGCATTTCGTCGTGGTGCGTGACGTCTATAACGATCATGTTTTCGTGGCCGACCCGGCTTTGGGCAACATCAGTTTCACCCGGGTGCGCTTCGAGGAAATCTGGGATCAGAACGTCTTGTTCGTGATCTTTCCCAGCGGTAACGAGCCGCCCAATGCACTGGCTCTGAGTGAGCGCGATCTACGTATCATCGATGATCGCACCATCAGCCTGCTGGCCTTTCGCGAGTTTCCACAAATGGCCAAGTTCTCCACCAACCAAGCCGACCAGTTGGGCTCGGGAGGGGATATTCAGTACATCCGCCGCAAGTGA
- a CDS encoding DUF6160 family protein — MMTLKKIALAVAVVALPFAAHADLKALDDSALADVTGQAGISISGNFNATIGSVVYTDTADNVTDGSNTLSLNTVTLSGFNIDDNAPLTIDVADNKLQIGLPTINGQVSVGAVKVGDSTIGGLAINNLNMAGSTVKVWGH, encoded by the coding sequence ATGATGACCCTGAAGAAAATCGCTCTTGCCGTTGCCGTCGTGGCGCTCCCCTTCGCCGCTCATGCTGACCTGAAAGCGCTGGATGATTCTGCCCTGGCAGACGTCACCGGTCAGGCAGGCATCAGCATCTCCGGTAACTTCAATGCCACCATCGGCTCCGTCGTCTACACCGACACCGCAGACAACGTGACCGACGGCAGCAACACCCTGAGCCTGAATACCGTCACCCTGTCGGGCTTCAACATCGACGACAACGCGCCGTTGACCATCGACGTGGCTGACAACAAGCTGCAGATCGGCCTGCCGACCATCAATGGTCAGGTCAGCGTTGGTGCTGTGAAGGTGGGCGATAGCACCATCGGTGGCCTCGCCATCAACAACCTCAACATGGCTGGTTCTACCGTCAAGGTCTGGGGTCATTGA
- a CDS encoding LuxR C-terminal-related transcriptional regulator — protein MTEQLSSSLQTFALLRTKLHPPHAEGAPLLEREALLERLMAARNQRLLVLSAPAGFGKSTVLSQFRQRLQAERAHVSWLSCDEVDSEPPRLLQYLIASIEAVCPNVGNSASRLLQGDLNWNLLAVLDAFAEDLKAIDHDLYVMLDDFHRLRYPALAERARYLLERLPEHVHIVVSTRYQPGFLDGKPMLESGTFWLLADDLRLNRTETAAYFREVKRLELGEEELDQLHDRTEGWITALHLAALALPRQLDRSAFLAGLSGAERDIADYLAEDVVARLPEGLQLFLDQTSMLDEFNAELCNALTGRQDGEEMLQRLQSEQLFVIPLDEQGEWFRYHHLFSDFLQGRLVKRGDPAHLLHAAARWCESHDLADKSIKYALRARDYAFAAELLERQGAKLIASNRVYGILAILKDIPPLVISEQPVFQIFYAWQLAFEQKFAESEALIEEVSVRLTQGRGQGMHFGLLELLAAAQVLKALVLLYQDKLEACLKVAGHWLALVPQNQPVFRASLACVQAAALALLGEFGEAAKAIAVVRDNLRQCESEYLHVMSSLIEALICKEHGELERGCALAERARARVDQVFGRRSRVGGPLALAYADLLYEQDRHAAILAELPLATTWRDVATPVELISRGQLVMARARFFAGEPEQGLAQLDEWLGGLQGIGYERVFAIVMGCKVQFLLWLRRPNEAQRILLQMERHIAPLPIERYGDAHTAWALAEARLALFERRVEKALVSLENCLAKQDADHQRDRRLRLALLLSVAYWRKGNSDKAFELFGNTLEEAWQCGYRRLFQDEALWLLPLWDAWSEALPKRAAAWPQVPELMREQCRRLAVDPHDFEENQDISPREREILRLVAAGLSNRDIAQAVHLSEATIKWHLHNLFAKLGVRSRTQAVLKGKSLGLLSEA, from the coding sequence ATGACCGAACAACTTTCATCGAGCCTGCAAACCTTCGCCCTGTTGCGAACCAAGCTGCACCCTCCGCACGCCGAAGGGGCTCCACTGCTCGAGCGTGAGGCGTTGCTCGAGCGCCTGATGGCCGCGCGTAATCAGCGTCTGCTGGTGCTCAGTGCCCCGGCCGGTTTTGGCAAGAGCACCGTGTTGAGCCAGTTTCGCCAGCGCTTACAGGCCGAACGGGCGCATGTTTCCTGGCTCTCGTGCGATGAGGTGGACAGTGAGCCGCCGCGTTTGCTGCAGTACCTGATCGCTTCCATCGAAGCCGTCTGCCCGAATGTCGGCAACAGTGCATCACGCCTGCTGCAAGGCGACCTGAACTGGAACCTGCTGGCCGTGCTCGATGCCTTTGCCGAAGATCTCAAGGCCATCGACCATGACCTCTACGTGATGCTCGATGACTTCCACCGGCTGCGTTATCCCGCTTTGGCGGAACGGGCGCGATATCTGCTCGAGCGCCTGCCCGAGCATGTGCACATAGTGGTCAGTACCCGCTACCAGCCTGGCTTTCTCGACGGCAAACCCATGCTCGAGAGCGGCACCTTCTGGCTGCTGGCCGATGATCTGCGCTTGAATCGCACGGAGACAGCCGCCTATTTTCGCGAGGTCAAGCGACTGGAGCTTGGCGAAGAGGAGCTGGATCAGTTACATGATCGCACCGAGGGCTGGATCACTGCATTGCACCTGGCGGCGCTGGCTTTGCCCCGGCAACTTGATCGCAGTGCTTTCCTCGCCGGCCTGTCCGGTGCCGAGCGGGATATTGCCGACTACTTGGCCGAAGACGTGGTGGCCAGACTGCCGGAAGGCCTGCAGTTGTTTCTCGACCAGACCTCCATGCTCGATGAGTTCAACGCCGAGCTGTGCAATGCCCTGACCGGCCGTCAGGATGGCGAGGAAATGCTGCAGCGTCTGCAGAGCGAGCAGTTGTTCGTCATTCCGCTGGACGAGCAGGGCGAGTGGTTCCGCTACCATCACTTGTTCAGCGATTTTCTCCAGGGGCGCCTGGTCAAGCGGGGCGACCCGGCGCATCTGCTGCACGCAGCGGCACGCTGGTGCGAAAGCCACGACCTGGCCGACAAATCCATCAAGTATGCCTTGCGCGCGCGCGATTACGCATTTGCCGCCGAGCTGCTGGAGCGCCAGGGCGCGAAACTGATCGCCAGCAACCGGGTGTACGGCATCCTCGCCATTCTCAAGGACATTCCACCGCTGGTGATCAGCGAGCAGCCGGTGTTCCAGATCTTCTATGCCTGGCAGTTGGCTTTCGAGCAGAAATTCGCCGAATCCGAGGCCCTGATCGAGGAGGTCAGCGTGCGCCTGACCCAGGGCCGTGGCCAGGGCATGCACTTCGGCCTGCTCGAACTGCTCGCCGCTGCCCAGGTGCTCAAGGCGCTGGTGCTGCTCTATCAGGACAAGCTTGAGGCTTGCCTCAAGGTCGCTGGTCACTGGCTGGCGCTGGTTCCGCAGAATCAGCCGGTCTTTCGTGCCAGCCTGGCGTGCGTGCAGGCGGCGGCACTTGCCTTGCTGGGCGAGTTCGGCGAGGCGGCCAAGGCCATCGCCGTGGTGCGTGACAACCTGCGCCAGTGTGAAAGCGAATATCTGCACGTGATGTCCAGCCTGATCGAGGCGCTGATCTGCAAGGAGCATGGCGAGCTCGAGCGCGGATGTGCCCTGGCCGAACGTGCCAGAGCACGGGTCGATCAGGTGTTCGGGCGCCGCAGCCGGGTCGGTGGGCCGCTCGCACTGGCTTATGCCGACCTGCTGTACGAGCAGGATCGGCATGCCGCCATCCTCGCCGAACTGCCCCTGGCCACGACCTGGCGCGATGTGGCGACGCCGGTCGAGCTGATCAGCCGTGGTCAGTTGGTGATGGCTCGGGCGCGTTTCTTTGCAGGGGAGCCCGAGCAGGGCCTGGCGCAACTCGATGAATGGCTCGGTGGCTTGCAGGGAATCGGTTACGAGCGGGTGTTTGCCATCGTCATGGGCTGCAAGGTGCAGTTTCTGCTGTGGTTGCGGCGACCTAACGAGGCGCAACGCATTCTATTGCAGATGGAGCGGCATATCGCGCCCTTGCCCATCGAGCGTTATGGCGATGCGCATACCGCCTGGGCGTTGGCCGAAGCCCGCCTGGCCCTGTTCGAGCGGCGTGTGGAAAAGGCCCTGGTGAGCCTGGAGAACTGTCTTGCCAAGCAGGATGCCGACCATCAGCGTGATCGGCGCTTGCGTCTGGCGCTGTTACTTTCTGTTGCGTACTGGCGAAAAGGTAACAGCGACAAGGCTTTCGAGCTGTTCGGCAACACTCTGGAAGAAGCCTGGCAGTGCGGTTACCGTCGCTTGTTCCAGGACGAAGCCCTGTGGCTGCTGCCCCTGTGGGACGCCTGGAGCGAGGCGCTACCCAAACGTGCCGCCGCCTGGCCGCAGGTGCCTGAACTGATGCGTGAGCAATGTCGCCGCCTGGCTGTAGATCCTCATGATTTCGAGGAAAATCAAGATATTAGCCCGCGCGAACGAGAGATCCTGCGGCTCGTGGCGGCTGGATTGTCGAATCGTGATATCGCCCAGGCCGTGCACCTGTCGGAAGCCACCATCAAGTGGCACCTGCACAATCTGTTCGCCAAGCTCGGGGTGCGCAGCCGAACCCAGGCCGTACTCAAGGGCAAAAGTCTGGGGTTGCTCAGTGAGGCCTGA
- a CDS encoding LuxR C-terminal-related transcriptional regulator: MLFCAPAGFGKTTALVDFAARRQEQGVQVVWLSLGCDDDDPSRFLQQLIDALGQAVPGLGQDALGYLCNPMGVPVAAAMELLLSDLARVQTPMLLVLDDLHLIQDTDLLAALNRMVKLAPASFMLAAGSRSLPALNLATLRAKGLLLELGADELRLSPEEMSQYLEHAGVHLDCAALKSLYAHTEGWMIGVHLASLWLRNQPQPVASLLELGSNQHAVGDYLLHTVFEQLPAERQEQLLALGVARQLSGDLANTLTGRQDGQQLLEELEAMQLFLLPLDRERQWYRFHNLFAEFLRARLRERDPERFRQLHFNASLWFTNHHMQNLAIEHASLAEDPEMLAALLDGCGLELINRGQLGLLYRWRKQVPDEVASRFPVLVLADVWTRATDLSLGEAYRLLDELLERWGATRDSGPLSERLLATLAIKAVIALQKDDLDTCVLLARRIEAQLGQHTAFLEVAILIVGALALVMLGQTEPARRLLALAQQRNHFLEGHYLDMQLTNVEVLLCMEQGGLKQAQLLFQQLRERFTGWFDQRSRALVLPTITESLIDYRQGRFDGLQERLRWALATIDVINPIDLYAQAMLCLARVQRMQGGSKEASATLVLMQNLAARNQSWRFYVQAVGEEIALILQEPQVDRCKRAEQRLKSVDWNKLAEPYQSRALNPVLWVLGLTRIRLQQARGHYSEALHELAQLRTQLQDGLHDLQRMRLDLLAALSYQRLGYQERAQSLLVQCLICAEREGARSVFIEEGEAIRQLLQQLEAAERQPALQGFLRSLLGIWPGREAQQAMDMLEEGLTEREREVVCLAAKGLSNDEIGQQLALALGTVKWHLHNIYEKLKVRNRTQAIRRARELSLLEP; the protein is encoded by the coding sequence GTGTTGTTTTGTGCCCCTGCCGGCTTTGGTAAGACCACTGCGCTGGTTGACTTTGCCGCTCGCCGCCAGGAGCAGGGTGTGCAAGTGGTATGGCTGTCGCTGGGTTGCGATGACGATGATCCGTCGCGTTTCCTCCAGCAATTGATCGATGCCCTCGGTCAGGCCGTACCAGGCTTGGGCCAGGATGCACTCGGCTATCTGTGCAACCCCATGGGCGTGCCGGTGGCAGCGGCCATGGAGCTTTTGCTGAGCGACCTGGCGCGGGTGCAGACCCCCATGCTGCTGGTGCTTGATGACCTGCATCTGATTCAGGACACCGACCTGCTGGCAGCCCTCAACCGCATGGTCAAACTGGCGCCTGCCAGTTTCATGCTCGCTGCCGGCAGTCGTTCGTTACCGGCGCTCAATCTGGCGACACTGCGTGCCAAGGGGCTATTGCTCGAACTGGGAGCCGACGAACTGCGTCTGAGCCCCGAAGAGATGAGCCAGTATCTCGAGCATGCCGGCGTGCACCTGGACTGCGCTGCGCTCAAGTCGCTCTACGCGCATACCGAAGGCTGGATGATCGGCGTGCATCTGGCCAGCCTATGGCTGCGTAACCAGCCACAACCCGTGGCGTCCTTGCTCGAGCTGGGCAGCAATCAGCATGCCGTAGGTGACTACCTGCTGCATACGGTGTTCGAGCAATTGCCGGCAGAGCGTCAGGAACAGCTCCTGGCGCTGGGTGTGGCACGGCAGCTAAGCGGCGATCTGGCCAATACCCTGACGGGACGTCAGGATGGCCAGCAACTGCTGGAGGAGCTGGAGGCGATGCAGCTCTTCCTGCTGCCGCTCGATCGTGAGCGGCAGTGGTATCGCTTCCATAACCTGTTCGCCGAGTTCCTGCGCGCTCGTCTACGCGAACGAGATCCCGAGCGTTTTCGCCAGCTACACTTCAATGCCAGCCTATGGTTCACCAACCATCACATGCAGAATCTGGCCATCGAGCATGCCAGCCTGGCGGAAGACCCGGAAATGCTCGCCGCCTTGCTCGACGGCTGCGGCCTGGAACTGATTAACCGGGGGCAGCTCGGCCTGCTCTACAGGTGGCGTAAGCAGGTGCCTGACGAGGTGGCGAGCCGCTTTCCGGTGCTGGTACTGGCCGATGTCTGGACGCGTGCCACTGACCTGAGTCTGGGCGAAGCCTACCGTCTGCTCGACGAATTGCTCGAGCGCTGGGGGGCGACGCGTGACAGCGGGCCATTGAGCGAGCGCTTGCTGGCCACCCTGGCGATCAAGGCGGTGATCGCCCTGCAGAAGGATGATCTGGACACCTGCGTGCTTCTTGCGCGACGTATCGAGGCACAACTGGGGCAACACACGGCCTTTCTCGAGGTGGCCATTCTCATCGTCGGCGCCCTGGCGCTGGTAATGCTGGGCCAGACCGAACCGGCAAGACGTCTGTTGGCCTTGGCGCAACAGCGCAATCATTTCCTCGAAGGTCACTATCTCGACATGCAACTGACCAATGTCGAGGTGCTGCTGTGCATGGAGCAGGGTGGCCTGAAACAGGCGCAATTGCTCTTCCAGCAGTTGCGTGAGCGTTTCACCGGCTGGTTCGACCAACGCTCGCGGGCGTTGGTGCTGCCGACCATCACCGAGTCCTTGATCGATTACCGACAGGGGCGTTTCGACGGACTGCAGGAGCGCCTGCGCTGGGCGCTCGCCACCATCGACGTGATCAACCCCATCGATCTCTATGCCCAGGCCATGCTCTGCCTGGCCCGGGTGCAGCGCATGCAGGGGGGGAGCAAGGAGGCCAGCGCCACCCTGGTGTTGATGCAGAACCTGGCGGCCCGTAATCAGTCCTGGCGTTTTTACGTGCAGGCGGTAGGCGAAGAGATTGCGTTGATCCTGCAGGAACCCCAGGTAGATCGCTGCAAACGCGCTGAGCAACGGCTCAAGAGCGTGGACTGGAACAAGCTGGCCGAGCCCTATCAGTCGCGTGCCCTCAACCCTGTGCTGTGGGTGCTGGGGCTGACGCGCATCCGTCTGCAGCAGGCCCGCGGCCATTACAGTGAGGCCCTGCACGAGCTGGCGCAACTGCGTACCCAGTTGCAAGATGGCTTGCATGATCTGCAGCGCATGCGCCTGGATCTGTTGGCTGCGCTGAGTTACCAGCGCCTGGGGTATCAGGAGCGGGCCCAGAGCCTGCTGGTGCAATGCTTGATCTGCGCCGAGCGCGAAGGGGCGCGCAGCGTGTTCATCGAGGAGGGCGAGGCTATTCGTCAGTTACTGCAGCAATTGGAAGCAGCCGAGCGCCAACCGGCCCTGCAAGGCTTTCTGCGCAGTCTTCTGGGCATCTGGCCTGGGCGCGAGGCGCAACAGGCCATGGACATGCTGGAGGAGGGGCTGACCGAGCGTGAGCGGGAGGTGGTCTGCCTGGCAGCCAAGGGCTTGTCCAATGACGAAATCGGCCAGCAACTGGCGCTGGCGCTCGGTACCGTCAAATGGCACCTGCACAACATCTATGAAAAGCTCAAGGTGCGTAACCGTACCCAAGCCATCCGTCGCGCCCGTGAACTGAGCCTACTCGAACCATGA
- the pabB gene encoding aminodeoxychorismate synthase component I has product MLTCQIHALPYQPDPSGYFQRLRQAPGAVLLDAGRPLATRGRYDLMSAWPLAELAPIADESAKAFLQRLRQALHELGQAQLPEHLELPFAGGLIGYLAYDFGRRLEHLTSIAEDDLHLPDAGLGLYAWALISDHLLGTSQLVFHPSLPGDERQRLLTLFNAPATPEPAPFRLLQPFRADLAACDYQAAIERIQAYILAGDCYQVNYTQRFQATYQGDPWGAYLALRQACPTPFAGFQSLSGGGAILSLSPERFLRVSQGQVETRPIKGTRPRAKDLAEDRAHADELLASGKDRAENLMIVDLLRNDLGRSCRIGSVQVPELFALESYPNVHHLVSSITGTLAAGKDALDLIAGGFPGGSITGAPKIRAMQIIEELEPTRRSLYCGSLLYLDVRGEMDSSIAIRSLLAKDGRISCWGGGGIVADSHWQAEYQESITKVKVLLQTLEEL; this is encoded by the coding sequence ATGCTCACCTGCCAAATTCATGCCTTGCCCTACCAGCCCGATCCCAGCGGCTATTTCCAGCGCCTGCGCCAGGCTCCGGGTGCCGTACTGCTAGATGCTGGTCGACCGCTGGCGACTCGCGGACGCTATGACCTAATGAGCGCCTGGCCATTGGCAGAACTGGCACCCATTGCCGACGAATCGGCCAAGGCCTTTCTTCAACGCCTGCGTCAGGCCCTACATGAACTGGGTCAGGCCCAGCTTCCCGAACACCTCGAGCTCCCCTTTGCCGGCGGGCTGATCGGTTATCTGGCCTACGACTTCGGCAGACGCCTGGAGCACCTAACCAGCATAGCCGAGGATGACCTGCACCTACCCGACGCGGGCCTTGGCCTGTACGCCTGGGCGCTGATCAGCGACCATCTGTTGGGCACCAGCCAGCTTGTCTTCCACCCCAGCCTGCCAGGCGACGAACGGCAGCGCCTGCTGACCCTGTTCAACGCCCCGGCCACCCCCGAGCCGGCGCCATTTCGTCTCCTGCAGCCCTTTCGTGCCGATCTCGCAGCATGCGATTACCAGGCGGCCATCGAACGCATTCAGGCCTATATCCTGGCCGGTGACTGCTATCAGGTGAACTATACGCAGCGTTTCCAAGCTACTTATCAAGGCGATCCCTGGGGCGCCTACCTGGCCTTGCGCCAGGCCTGCCCCACGCCTTTCGCGGGTTTCCAGAGTCTGAGCGGCGGCGGCGCCATCCTCAGCCTGTCGCCCGAACGCTTCCTCAGAGTCAGCCAGGGCCAGGTGGAAACCCGCCCGATCAAGGGCACCCGCCCGCGAGCGAAAGATCTCGCCGAAGATCGCGCGCACGCCGATGAGCTGCTGGCCAGCGGCAAGGATCGGGCGGAGAACCTGATGATCGTCGATTTGCTGCGCAACGACCTGGGACGTAGCTGCCGCATTGGCTCGGTGCAGGTGCCGGAGCTGTTCGCGCTGGAAAGCTACCCCAACGTGCATCATCTGGTCAGCAGCATCACCGGCACGCTGGCCGCCGGCAAGGATGCACTGGATCTGATTGCCGGTGGCTTTCCCGGCGGTTCCATCACCGGCGCACCGAAGATCCGCGCCATGCAGATCATCGAAGAGCTGGAACCGACCCGTCGCAGCCTCTATTGCGGCTCGCTGCTCTATCTGGATGTGCGTGGCGAGATGGACAGTTCAATCGCCATTCGCAGCCTGCTGGCCAAGGATGGCCGCATCAGTTGCTGGGGCGGCGGCGGCATCGTCGCCGACTCGCACTGGCAGGCCGAGTACCAGGAATCGATCACCAAGGTGAAGGTGCTGCTACAAACGCTCGAAGAGCTATAA